The proteins below are encoded in one region of Methanoculleus taiwanensis:
- a CDS encoding PAS domain-containing protein: protein MNATPHLIDELPYAIVHTGGDRTIRYLNRSAEALFGTRHESVIGMQAGEFFARYLAPRLADEPVCCETIAEAIRSDRDIPAATLRFADDAGSFCEVEYASVVVRDGPASGGRIDTYRRIRRVEQASSPGIDKTTLISALESAPYAILLLDADGRSIYANRTFTAITIYSIEDVPDLLTWFTRVHPNPMYRAKVLDAWNEQIIRNRRPGVFSVVCGDGRVREIEIRSTDLEGGATLLAMLDITERSAVEEQLKQATGELEAVIDAFPDLYLRVNFDSTILEFRAGEKADLSFSPQVLLGRKIREILPQEDGQAFLEAIARALEGETITSQEFSLRLPDGRRCFEARIVPLRERQLMVILRDITERRRAEEELRRYREHLEDLVEERTLELDEANQQLRRLLHEIEITERRAAEESLAHPGEPAEFEDEIFTGLDSIPLDPSQQKE from the coding sequence TTGAACGCGACACCGCATCTTATCGACGAACTCCCGTACGCGATCGTCCACACCGGTGGCGACCGGACGATCCGGTACCTGAACCGTTCAGCGGAGGCTTTGTTCGGTACCCGTCATGAGAGCGTCATCGGGATGCAGGCCGGCGAGTTTTTCGCACGTTATCTCGCCCCGCGCCTGGCGGACGAACCGGTGTGCTGTGAGACCATCGCCGAGGCGATCCGATCCGACCGCGACATTCCGGCGGCGACACTTCGTTTTGCCGACGATGCGGGCAGCTTCTGCGAGGTCGAGTATGCAAGTGTCGTCGTCAGGGACGGGCCGGCATCCGGCGGGCGAATCGATACCTACCGGAGGATCAGGCGGGTGGAGCAGGCATCGTCGCCCGGAATCGATAAGACCACCCTCATCAGCGCCCTCGAGAGCGCTCCCTACGCGATTCTCCTCCTCGATGCTGACGGCAGAAGCATCTATGCAAACCGGACGTTCACCGCGATCACGATCTACTCGATCGAGGATGTTCCGGACCTGCTCACCTGGTTTACCCGGGTGCACCCGAATCCGATGTACAGGGCAAAGGTACTCGATGCCTGGAACGAGCAGATCATCAGGAACAGAAGACCCGGCGTCTTCAGCGTCGTCTGCGGCGACGGCAGGGTCAGGGAGATTGAGATCCGGTCGACTGACCTCGAGGGGGGGGCAACCCTCCTTGCCATGCTCGACATCACCGAACGCAGCGCCGTCGAGGAGCAACTTAAACAGGCAACAGGCGAGCTCGAAGCGGTGATCGATGCGTTCCCCGACCTGTATCTCCGGGTGAACTTCGACAGCACCATTCTCGAGTTCAGGGCGGGAGAGAAGGCGGATCTCTCGTTCTCCCCGCAGGTGCTGCTTGGCAGAAAGATCCGGGAGATTCTCCCGCAGGAAGACGGCCAGGCCTTTCTCGAAGCCATTGCACGGGCGCTCGAAGGGGAGACAATAACGTCGCAGGAGTTCTCGCTCCGCCTCCCCGATGGGCGGCGGTGTTTCGAGGCGCGGATAGTGCCGCTCCGCGAGAGGCAACTGATGGTGATCCTCCGTGACATCACCGAGCGGCGACGCGCCGAGGAGGAACTCCGGCGGTACCGCGAGCACCTCGAGGATCTGGTGGAGGAACGCACACTGGAACTCGACGAGGCGAACCAGCAGCTCCGGCGCCTGCTCCACGAGATCGAGATCACCGAACGGAGAGCTGCGGAGGAGTCGCTCGCGCATCCCGGAGAACCCGCAGAGTTCGAGGACGAGATCTTCACCGGGCTCGACAGTATACCGCTCGATCCGTCGCAGCAGAAAGAATAG
- a CDS encoding PIG-L deacetylase family protein yields MRILAIGAHQDDPDIGCGGSLILHADSGDDVTVVYATDGAAGSATIPKDQLMPLRRTEAEHSAAVLGAKRLIFLPFSDGQLAYAGYDLVTELGKIIRSERPEIVYVHHQEDAHPDHRALAAATLDACRRASTPYFQEMGSGQHTVTEIRLYEVWTPLREYRRAIDVSTVIDRKTEAIRHHRTQLSLIPYDEVARGLARYRSIAVRGSTYAEVFDTARATW; encoded by the coding sequence ATGAGGATTCTTGCAATTGGTGCACACCAGGACGATCCGGATATCGGGTGCGGAGGGAGCCTGATCCTTCACGCTGATTCCGGTGACGACGTAACGGTTGTATACGCCACGGACGGGGCAGCAGGCTCGGCGACTATCCCGAAGGATCAGCTTATGCCCCTCCGCAGGACCGAGGCCGAGCATTCCGCAGCGGTTCTGGGCGCGAAAAGACTGATTTTTCTTCCATTCAGTGATGGACAACTTGCATATGCAGGCTACGATCTGGTGACCGAACTCGGGAAGATCATCCGGTCGGAGCGGCCGGAGATCGTTTATGTGCACCATCAGGAAGACGCCCATCCCGATCACCGTGCTCTTGCCGCAGCGACTCTGGATGCCTGCCGCAGGGCGTCGACACCGTACTTCCAGGAGATGGGCAGCGGACAGCATACCGTCACCGAAATCCGCCTCTATGAGGTCTGGACACCGCTCCGGGAGTATCGCCGGGCAATCGACGTATCAACCGTTATCGACCGGAAGACGGAAGCTATCAGGCATCACCGCACCCAGCTTTCGCTCATACCCTACGATGAGGTCGCCAGAGGTCTTGCACGGTACCGGAGTATCGCCGTTAGGGGGAGCACATATGCGGAGGTCTTCGATACCGCCAGGGCGACGTGGTGA